In the genome of Pseudomonas protegens, one region contains:
- a CDS encoding diguanylate cyclase: protein MPLHVVRPKILGFISEEVSAWLVAVLVLLAGSILTGLLAWSTYNLNQQQLRQRFQLLASERYSRIEERFQDQEQRLDGLRRFFVNSDHVTRHDFEGYAKPLLRRTQAYAFAPLISRAQRAAFEQAVRREGQPGFAIVQLNAAGQMEPAADQDDYAPVLYSQTQSPLGSPLGYDLLAQPLRRATLERARALNGLAVSPPMNLVAVDPGYARGVLLAAPVRRPQDGSSPEARPYGYVLAVISLRQLVADGLPTAASDNLSVRILDLSVEGQHEVLYESSNPPVTSHLSASRLLRLADRDYQVQIRPSAAFLHANHSSLTSLVILGSLLSLLLSALLYVLVSQRQRALALVEQRTRELRSREQELRGTHSQLRSVLNAATQVAIIATDLRGVISTFNAGAEQMLGYRSSEAVGHLTLESLHLPQELESWAHSLSQRYGKPIEVSQAMLVEEGMAGGHEAREWTLVRRDGSHLQVNMLATPVLDDQGLWIGHLAICIDITERKRVYEALAARDRLLNRLSAHVPGGIYQFKLDADGHASFTYASDGIREIYEIEPQLLQEDAGAVFERIHPEDVQRVRESIRISAQQLSPWREEYRVCLPQRGLRWMRGAATPESLSGGGVLWHGYISDISDLKRVEEELRALSVTDSLTGIHNRRYFQEQLQSEMQRLERGGGQMAVIMLDVDHFKRINDQHGHGVGDQVLRGLCERIGRRLRRTDVFCRLGGEEFMVLCPDTSAEQALILAQELWQGLRSSPIAPVGRVTASFGIASWREGEGADGLLLRADSGVYAAKQAGRDRVQAEFP, encoded by the coding sequence ATGCCGTTGCATGTGGTACGCCCGAAAATCCTGGGTTTCATTAGTGAAGAGGTTTCGGCCTGGCTGGTGGCGGTGCTGGTGTTGCTCGCGGGCAGCATTCTCACCGGACTCTTGGCCTGGTCCACCTACAACCTGAACCAGCAGCAGTTGCGCCAGCGCTTTCAATTGCTGGCCAGCGAACGCTACAGCCGCATCGAAGAGCGCTTTCAAGACCAGGAGCAACGCCTGGACGGCTTGCGGCGTTTCTTTGTCAATTCCGATCATGTGACTCGCCACGACTTCGAGGGTTACGCCAAGCCGCTGTTGCGTCGTACCCAGGCCTATGCCTTTGCGCCGCTGATCAGTCGTGCCCAGCGGGCGGCCTTCGAGCAGGCGGTGCGCCGTGAGGGACAGCCCGGTTTCGCCATCGTGCAGTTGAACGCGGCGGGGCAGATGGAGCCGGCCGCTGACCAGGATGACTACGCGCCGGTGCTCTACAGCCAGACCCAGAGCCCGTTGGGCTCGCCCCTGGGGTATGACCTGCTGGCCCAGCCGCTGCGTCGGGCCACGCTGGAGCGTGCCCGGGCACTCAACGGCCTGGCGGTTTCGCCGCCCATGAATCTGGTGGCGGTAGACCCGGGTTATGCTCGCGGGGTGCTGCTGGCGGCGCCGGTCAGGCGCCCCCAGGATGGTTCTTCGCCAGAGGCCAGGCCTTATGGCTATGTGCTGGCGGTGATCAGTCTGCGACAACTGGTGGCGGACGGCTTGCCGACCGCGGCCAGCGACAACCTGTCGGTGCGGATTCTCGATCTGTCCGTCGAGGGCCAGCATGAAGTGCTGTATGAATCGAGCAACCCGCCGGTCACCAGTCACCTGAGCGCCAGCCGTTTGCTGCGTCTGGCGGACCGGGATTATCAAGTGCAAATCCGCCCCAGCGCGGCGTTCCTGCATGCCAATCATTCTTCATTGACCAGCCTGGTGATCCTCGGCAGCTTGCTCAGCCTGCTGCTCAGCGCCTTGCTCTACGTGCTGGTGAGTCAGCGGCAACGGGCCCTGGCCCTGGTCGAACAGCGCACCCGTGAGCTGCGCAGTCGCGAGCAGGAACTGCGCGGGACCCACAGCCAGTTGCGCAGCGTGCTCAATGCCGCGACCCAGGTGGCGATCATCGCCACCGACTTGCGCGGGGTCATCAGCACCTTCAACGCCGGCGCCGAGCAAATGCTGGGTTACCGCAGCAGCGAAGCGGTGGGCCACCTGACCCTGGAAAGCCTGCACCTGCCCCAGGAGCTGGAAAGTTGGGCCCACAGCCTCAGTCAGCGCTATGGCAAGCCCATCGAGGTGTCCCAGGCGATGCTGGTGGAAGAGGGCATGGCCGGTGGGCATGAGGCCCGGGAATGGACCCTGGTACGACGCGACGGCAGCCACCTGCAAGTGAACATGCTGGCCACCCCGGTGCTGGACGATCAGGGGCTGTGGATCGGCCACCTGGCCATTTGCATCGACATCACCGAGCGCAAGCGGGTGTATGAAGCCCTGGCGGCCAGGGACCGCTTGTTGAACAGGCTCAGTGCCCATGTTCCCGGTGGCATCTACCAGTTCAAGCTGGACGCCGATGGCCATGCCAGCTTTACCTACGCCAGCGATGGCATTCGCGAGATCTACGAGATCGAGCCGCAGTTGCTGCAGGAGGATGCCGGGGCGGTGTTCGAGCGCATCCATCCCGAGGACGTGCAGCGGGTACGCGAGTCGATCCGCATTTCCGCACAGCAATTGAGTCCATGGCGCGAGGAATACCGGGTCTGCCTGCCGCAACGCGGGTTGCGCTGGATGCGTGGGGCGGCGACCCCGGAAAGCCTGAGTGGCGGCGGTGTTCTATGGCACGGCTATATCTCGGACATCTCCGATCTCAAGCGGGTCGAGGAAGAACTGCGGGCCTTGTCGGTCACCGACTCGCTGACCGGGATCCACAACCGGCGCTATTTCCAGGAGCAGTTGCAGAGCGAAATGCAGCGCCTGGAGCGCGGCGGAGGCCAAATGGCGGTGATCATGCTGGATGTCGACCATTTCAAGCGGATCAACGACCAGCACGGTCACGGCGTGGGGGACCAGGTGCTGCGCGGGCTGTGCGAGCGCATTGGCCGGCGCCTGCGACGCACCGATGTGTTCTGCCGTCTGGGAGGTGAGGAGTTCATGGTCCTGTGTCCGGACACCAGTGCTGAACAGGCGCTGATCCTGGCCCAGGAGCTGTGGCAAGGCTTGCGCAGTTCGCCCATCGCGCCGGTGGGCAGGGTCACCGCCAGTTTCGGTATCGCCAGCTGGCGCGAGGGCGAGGGGGCGGATGGCCTGCTGCTGCGGGCCGACTCCGGGGTCTATGCCGCCAAGCAGGCCGGTCGCGATCGGGTCCAGGCCGAGTTTCCCTGA
- a CDS encoding YggL family protein yields the protein MATNRSRRLRKKLCVDEFQELGFELNLDFKEDLADEAIDAFLDAFLKEAMEANGLGYVGGDDFGLVCLSKRGSVSEEQRAKVEAWLKARTELTNVEVSPLLDVWYPDNAINPVA from the coding sequence ATGGCCACTAACCGTTCCCGCCGTCTGCGCAAAAAACTCTGCGTAGATGAATTTCAGGAGCTGGGTTTTGAGCTGAACCTGGATTTCAAAGAAGATCTGGCTGACGAAGCTATTGACGCTTTCCTCGACGCATTCCTCAAAGAAGCGATGGAAGCCAACGGCCTGGGCTATGTAGGCGGCGATGACTTCGGTCTGGTTTGCCTGAGCAAGCGCGGTTCCGTGAGCGAAGAGCAGCGTGCCAAGGTTGAAGCCTGGCTCAAGGCACGCACCGAGCTGACCAACGTTGAAGTCAGCCCGCTGCTGGACGTCTGGTACCCGGACAACGCGATCAACCCAGTCGCGTGA
- a CDS encoding benzoate/H(+) symporter BenE family transporter — MSDATPAQLRPLADTSPSAIVAGFIAMMTGYTSSLVLMFQAGQAAGLTSGQISSWIWAISIGMAICSIGLSLRYRTPITIAWSTPGAALLITSLSGVTYGEAIGAYITCAVLVTLCGLTGSFERLVKKIPASLAAALLAGILFKIGSEIFVAAQHRTGLVLGMFFTYLVVKRLSPRYAVLAALLIGTALSGAMGLLDFSGFHLEVATPVWTTPHFSLAATISIGIPLFVVAMTSQNMPGIAVLRADGYQVPASPLITATGFASLLLAPFGSHGINLAAISAAICTGPHAHEDHAKRYTAAVWCGIFYGIAGVFGATLAALFAALPKELVLSIAALALFGSIINGLSIAMSEVKEREAALITFMVTASGLTLFSIGSAFWGIVAGVVTLMILNWRSA, encoded by the coding sequence ATGTCCGACGCCACCCCCGCGCAATTACGCCCCCTGGCGGACACTTCGCCCTCAGCCATCGTGGCCGGTTTCATCGCCATGATGACCGGCTACACCAGTTCCCTGGTGTTGATGTTCCAGGCCGGACAAGCCGCCGGCCTGACCAGCGGTCAGATTTCTTCGTGGATCTGGGCCATCTCCATTGGCATGGCGATCTGCAGCATCGGCCTGTCACTGCGCTATCGCACCCCAATCACCATCGCCTGGTCGACACCGGGCGCCGCCTTGCTGATCACCAGCCTGTCTGGCGTCACCTACGGCGAAGCCATCGGCGCCTACATCACCTGCGCCGTGCTGGTCACCCTGTGCGGGCTCACCGGCAGCTTCGAACGCCTGGTGAAAAAGATCCCCGCCTCCCTGGCGGCCGCGCTGCTGGCGGGAATCCTGTTCAAGATCGGCAGCGAGATCTTCGTCGCCGCCCAGCATCGCACCGGGTTGGTCCTGGGCATGTTCTTCACCTACCTGGTGGTCAAGCGCCTGTCGCCACGCTACGCGGTACTGGCGGCGCTGCTGATCGGCACGGCCTTGTCGGGCGCCATGGGCTTGCTGGACTTCAGCGGCTTTCACCTGGAGGTGGCGACCCCGGTCTGGACCACGCCGCACTTCTCCCTGGCCGCCACCATCAGCATCGGCATCCCACTGTTCGTGGTGGCCATGACTTCGCAGAACATGCCCGGCATCGCCGTGCTGCGGGCCGACGGCTATCAGGTTCCGGCCTCGCCGCTGATCACCGCCACCGGTTTTGCCTCGCTGCTACTGGCACCATTCGGCTCCCACGGCATCAACCTGGCGGCCATCAGCGCCGCGATCTGCACCGGGCCCCATGCCCATGAAGATCACGCCAAGCGTTACACCGCGGCAGTGTGGTGCGGGATCTTCTACGGCATTGCCGGGGTCTTTGGCGCCACCCTGGCCGCGCTGTTCGCGGCCCTGCCCAAGGAGCTGGTGCTGTCCATCGCCGCCCTGGCGCTGTTCGGCTCGATCATCAACGGCTTGAGCATTGCCATGAGTGAAGTGAAGGAGCGCGAAGCTGCGTTGATCACCTTCATGGTCACGGCGTCGGGGCTGACGCTATTCTCCATTGGCTCGGCGTTCTGGGGAATCGTCGCGGGAGTGGTGACCTTGATGATTCTGAATTGGCGCAGTGCCTGA
- a CDS encoding GntR family transcriptional regulator, with product MNEQLQPLKKQPRAGKAGRSGTQDDIVYAHIFEAILEQRLAPGTKLSEEALGEIFGVSRTIIRRALSRLAHEGVVLLRPNRGAVVASPSVEEARQVFLARRLVERAITELAVQHATAEQLLELRQMVNEERDSFSRGDRGAGIRLSGEFHLKLAEAAKNAPLISFQRSLVSQTSLIIAQYESGNRSHCSYDEHTQLIDAIEARDGELAVNLMMHHMDHIDSKLNLDEESASDDLHAVFSHLLQTKKPGRPSAKL from the coding sequence ATGAACGAACAGTTGCAACCTCTCAAGAAACAACCGCGAGCAGGCAAAGCCGGTCGCAGCGGAACCCAGGACGATATTGTCTACGCGCACATCTTTGAGGCCATCCTCGAGCAGCGCCTGGCGCCCGGCACCAAGTTGAGCGAGGAGGCGTTGGGAGAAATATTCGGAGTCAGTCGGACCATCATCCGTCGCGCCCTGTCGCGCCTGGCCCACGAAGGCGTGGTGCTGCTGCGGCCCAATCGTGGCGCGGTGGTTGCCAGCCCGAGTGTCGAGGAAGCCCGCCAGGTATTTCTCGCCCGGCGCCTGGTGGAGCGGGCCATCACCGAACTGGCGGTGCAGCACGCCACCGCCGAGCAACTGCTGGAGTTGCGGCAGATGGTCAACGAGGAACGCGACAGCTTTTCCCGGGGTGACCGTGGCGCCGGCATCCGCCTGTCCGGGGAGTTCCACCTGAAGTTGGCCGAGGCGGCGAAGAATGCACCCTTGATCAGCTTCCAGCGCAGCCTGGTGTCCCAGACCTCGCTGATCATCGCCCAGTATGAAAGTGGCAACCGTTCCCATTGTTCCTACGATGAGCACACGCAACTGATCGACGCCATCGAAGCCCGGGACGGCGAGCTGGCGGTGAACCTGATGATGCATCACATGGATCACATCGACAGCAAGCTCAATCTCGACGAGGAAAGCGCCTCGGACGACCTGCACGCGGTGTTCTCGCACCTGTTGCAGACCAAGAAGCCGGGGCGGCCGAGCGCCAAGCTGTAA
- the dacB gene encoding D-alanyl-D-alanine carboxypeptidase/D-alanyl-D-alanine-endopeptidase, with protein sequence MIKSLRPLLLASVFLPLAFPASAAPVNTTLTPKVQQALKASKLPDNALSLVMIPLNGPGTPTIFNADVSVNPASTMKLVTTYAALEMLGPTHQWKTEFYTDGTLSGGILNGNLYLKGGGDPKLNMEKLWLLMRDLRANGVQQVTGDLVLDRNYFVQPQLPEFNDDGNDENKPFLVKPDALMVNLKALRFVARNDSGRVLVSVEPPIAKIRIDNQVKAVNTKQCTGDVRYNPVPQADGSVLVTVGGQLGDGCSSQTYLSLLDHATYTAGAVRAIWSELGGSIQGQDRLAAVPKDAKVLARAFSPDLAEIIRDINKYSNNTMAQQLFLSLGAKYRNEADGDDAKAAQRVVRQWLAKKGITAPHLVMENGSGLSRAERVSAREMAGLLQAAWKSPYAAEFISSMPIAGMDGTMRKRLKRTAMSGEAHIKTGTLNTVRAIAGYSRDDNGNTWAVVAILNDPRPFGASSVLDQVLLDLYRQPKLASSASPL encoded by the coding sequence ATGATCAAATCGTTGCGTCCTCTTCTGCTGGCCAGTGTTTTCCTCCCCCTGGCCTTCCCTGCTTCCGCGGCCCCGGTCAATACCACCCTGACACCCAAGGTCCAACAAGCCCTCAAAGCCAGCAAACTGCCGGACAACGCCCTGTCGCTGGTGATGATTCCCCTGAACGGCCCGGGCACCCCGACGATTTTCAACGCCGATGTATCCGTCAACCCGGCCTCCACCATGAAGCTGGTCACCACCTACGCGGCCCTGGAAATGCTCGGCCCGACCCACCAGTGGAAGACCGAGTTCTACACCGACGGCACCCTCAGTGGCGGCATCCTCAATGGCAACCTGTACCTCAAGGGCGGCGGCGACCCCAAGCTGAACATGGAAAAGCTCTGGCTGCTGATGCGTGACCTGCGAGCCAATGGCGTGCAGCAAGTCACCGGCGACCTGGTGCTGGATCGCAACTACTTCGTGCAACCGCAACTGCCGGAATTCAACGACGACGGCAACGACGAGAACAAACCGTTCCTGGTCAAGCCCGATGCGCTGATGGTCAACCTCAAGGCCCTGCGTTTCGTCGCTCGCAACGATTCCGGGCGCGTGCTGGTGTCGGTGGAACCGCCGATCGCCAAGATCCGCATCGACAATCAGGTCAAGGCGGTCAACACCAAGCAGTGCACCGGCGATGTGCGCTACAACCCGGTGCCCCAGGCCGACGGCAGCGTGCTCGTCACTGTGGGTGGCCAGCTGGGTGACGGCTGCAGCTCCCAGACTTACCTGTCGCTGCTGGACCACGCCACCTACACCGCCGGCGCGGTGCGGGCGATCTGGAGCGAACTGGGCGGCAGCATCCAGGGCCAGGATCGCCTGGCGGCAGTGCCCAAGGACGCCAAGGTCCTGGCCCGGGCCTTCTCTCCGGACCTGGCGGAAATCATCCGCGACATCAACAAATACAGTAACAACACCATGGCCCAGCAGTTGTTCCTGAGCCTGGGAGCCAAGTACCGCAATGAAGCCGATGGTGATGACGCCAAGGCCGCCCAGCGCGTGGTGCGCCAGTGGCTGGCGAAGAAAGGCATCACCGCGCCGCACCTGGTGATGGAGAACGGCTCTGGCCTGTCCCGCGCCGAACGGGTCAGCGCCCGGGAAATGGCCGGCCTGCTGCAAGCCGCGTGGAAGAGCCCCTACGCCGCCGAGTTCATCAGTTCGATGCCGATTGCCGGCATGGACGGCACCATGCGCAAGCGCCTCAAGCGCACCGCCATGTCCGGTGAAGCCCACATCAAGACCGGCACCCTGAACACCGTCCGCGCCATCGCCGGCTACAGCCGCGATGACAACGGCAACACCTGGGCAGTGGTCGCCATCCTCAACGATCCACGGCCGTTCGGTGCCTCTTCGGTGCTGGATCAGGTGCTACTGGATCTGTATCGCCAGCCCAAACTGGCCAGCAGCGCTTCGCCGCTGTAA
- a CDS encoding LysR family transcriptional regulator — MSGRTLRIHSSAIHYFDMVRRCHSIREAARRLNVASSAVNRQILKIEDEIGAPLFERLPGGLRLTLAGEILSRHVNLVLQDLERVRLEFDALRGLRSGHVEIATVEGATVDLLPSVLKRMREHYPQVTIGVTVQGSQSIPLALINSRADLGLAFALPRAPEIRQLSVGHFRLGALVSPDHPLAERGSVNFATCAEHGLILAKSELSIHHLLAPLHKRLGLLDKPPLQSNSMELARQMARHNMGVAFQTRVGIEADLGKGELVHIPLSDQGGIYSDLGLYARSGRELPSAVEALAHLLSEEIAIRERAERSCRQPVL; from the coding sequence ATGAGTGGCCGAACGCTACGTATTCATTCCTCCGCCATCCATTACTTCGACATGGTGCGTCGTTGCCATTCGATTCGTGAGGCGGCCCGGCGCCTGAACGTCGCGTCCTCGGCGGTGAACCGGCAGATTCTCAAGATCGAGGATGAAATCGGCGCGCCGCTGTTCGAGCGTTTGCCCGGTGGCCTGCGCCTGACCCTGGCCGGAGAGATCCTCAGTCGCCACGTCAATCTGGTGTTGCAGGACCTGGAACGGGTGCGCCTGGAGTTCGATGCCCTGCGTGGCTTGCGCAGCGGGCACGTGGAGATCGCCACCGTGGAAGGGGCCACCGTGGACCTGCTGCCCTCGGTGCTCAAGCGCATGCGCGAGCACTACCCGCAGGTGACCATCGGCGTCACGGTGCAGGGGTCGCAATCGATTCCCCTGGCCCTGATCAACAGTCGCGCCGACCTGGGCCTGGCCTTCGCCTTGCCCCGCGCACCGGAGATTCGCCAGTTGAGCGTCGGGCATTTTCGCCTCGGGGCCCTGGTCAGTCCCGATCATCCCCTGGCCGAGCGGGGCAGCGTCAACTTCGCCACCTGCGCCGAGCACGGCCTGATCCTGGCCAAGAGCGAGCTGTCGATCCATCACCTGCTGGCGCCGTTGCACAAGCGCCTGGGGCTGCTGGACAAGCCGCCGTTGCAGAGCAATTCCATGGAACTGGCGCGGCAGATGGCCCGGCACAACATGGGCGTGGCGTTCCAGACCCGGGTCGGGATCGAGGCCGACCTGGGCAAGGGCGAGCTGGTGCACATTCCCCTAAGCGATCAGGGCGGGATCTACAGCGACCTTGGGCTCTACGCCCGCAGCGGGCGCGAACTGCCCAGCGCGGTGGAGGCCCTGGCTCATCTGCTCAGCGAGGAGATCGCCATTCGCGAACGGGCCGAACGGAGTTGCCGCCAGCCGGTGCTCTGA
- the rlmKL gene encoding bifunctional 23S rRNA (guanine(2069)-N(7))-methyltransferase RlmK/23S rRNA (guanine(2445)-N(2))-methyltransferase RlmL, whose amino-acid sequence MSDRYELFLTCPKGLEGLLIEEAVGLGLEQAREHTSAVRGMADMETAYRLCLWSRLANRVLLVLKRFPMKDAEDLYHGVLDVDWQDHMLADGTLAVEFSGHGSGIDNTHFGALKVKDAIVDKLRTPTGERPSVDKLNPDLRIHLRLDRGEAILSLDLSGHSLHQRGYRLQQGAAPLKENLAAAILIRAGWPRIAADGGALADPMCGVGTFLVEAAMIAADIAPNLKREQWGFTAWLGHVPALWRKLHDEALARAQAGLAKPPLWIRGYEADPRLIQPGRNNVERAGLSDWIKIYQGEVGTFEPRPDQNQKGLVICNPPYGERLGDEASLLYLYQNLGERLRQACLNWEAAVFTGAPDLGKRMGIRSHKQYSFWNGALPCKLLLIKVLPDQFVTGERRTAEQRQVEREQAQAAADEAPVRQFNKNGNPIKPAPAPAPVVEQARLSEGGQMFANRLQKNLKLLGKWAKREGVECYRVYDADMPEYSLAIDLYQDWVHVQEYAAPKSVDPEKAQARLFDALAAIPQALNVDKSRVVIKRRERQSGTKQYERQSAQGQFTEVREGGVKLLVNLTDYLDTGLFLDHRPMRMRIQKEAAGKRFLNLFCYTATASVHAAKGGARSTTSVDLSKTYLDWARRNFSLNGFSDKNRLEQGDVMAWLDSCRDEFDLIFIDPPTFSNSKRMEGVFDVQRDQVQLLDLAMARLAPGGVLYFSNNFRKFQLDENLATRYQVEEITAKTIDPDFARNSKIHRAWKITAR is encoded by the coding sequence ATGTCGGATCGTTACGAACTCTTCCTCACCTGCCCCAAAGGCCTTGAAGGCCTGCTGATCGAGGAAGCCGTCGGGCTTGGCCTTGAGCAAGCGCGTGAGCACACTTCTGCCGTGCGCGGCATGGCCGACATGGAGACGGCCTATCGCCTGTGCCTGTGGTCGCGCCTGGCCAATCGGGTGCTGCTGGTGCTCAAGCGCTTCCCGATGAAGGATGCCGAGGACCTCTACCACGGCGTGCTGGATGTCGACTGGCAGGATCACATGCTGGCCGACGGCACCCTGGCGGTGGAATTCAGCGGCCACGGTTCGGGGATCGACAACACCCACTTCGGCGCCTTGAAGGTCAAGGACGCCATCGTCGACAAGCTGCGTACCCCGACCGGCGAGCGTCCTTCGGTGGACAAGCTCAACCCGGACCTGCGCATCCACCTGCGCCTGGATCGCGGCGAAGCCATTCTTTCCCTGGATCTGTCCGGCCACAGCCTGCACCAGCGTGGCTATCGCCTGCAGCAAGGCGCCGCGCCGCTCAAGGAAAACCTGGCGGCGGCGATCCTGATCCGTGCCGGCTGGCCGCGCATCGCCGCAGACGGCGGCGCCCTGGCCGACCCGATGTGCGGTGTCGGCACCTTCCTGGTGGAAGCGGCGATGATCGCCGCAGACATCGCGCCCAACCTCAAGCGCGAGCAGTGGGGCTTTACCGCCTGGCTCGGCCACGTACCGGCGCTGTGGCGCAAGCTGCATGATGAAGCGCTGGCCCGGGCTCAGGCCGGCCTGGCCAAGCCGCCGCTGTGGATCCGTGGTTATGAGGCCGATCCGCGCCTGATCCAGCCGGGCCGCAACAACGTCGAGCGTGCCGGGCTGAGCGATTGGATCAAGATCTACCAGGGCGAAGTCGGCACCTTCGAGCCGCGCCCGGACCAGAACCAGAAAGGCCTGGTGATCTGCAACCCACCCTACGGCGAGCGCCTGGGTGATGAAGCCAGCCTGCTGTACCTCTACCAGAACCTTGGTGAGCGCCTGCGTCAGGCCTGCCTCAACTGGGAGGCGGCGGTGTTCACCGGCGCTCCGGACCTGGGCAAGCGCATGGGCATCCGCAGCCACAAGCAGTACTCGTTCTGGAACGGCGCCTTGCCGTGCAAGCTGCTGCTGATCAAGGTGCTGCCGGATCAGTTCGTCACCGGCGAGCGGCGCACCGCCGAACAGCGTCAGGTGGAACGCGAGCAGGCCCAGGCCGCCGCGGACGAGGCACCCGTGCGCCAGTTCAACAAGAATGGCAATCCGATCAAGCCGGCACCGGCTCCGGCCCCGGTGGTCGAGCAGGCACGCCTGAGCGAAGGCGGGCAGATGTTCGCCAACCGCCTGCAGAAGAATCTCAAGTTGCTGGGCAAGTGGGCCAAGCGCGAAGGCGTCGAATGCTACCGGGTCTATGACGCCGACATGCCGGAATACTCCCTGGCCATCGATCTGTATCAGGACTGGGTGCACGTGCAGGAGTACGCCGCGCCCAAGTCGGTGGACCCGGAGAAGGCCCAGGCCCGTCTGTTCGATGCCCTGGCGGCGATTCCCCAGGCGCTGAACGTGGACAAGAGCCGGGTGGTGATCAAGCGTCGCGAGCGCCAGAGCGGCACCAAGCAGTACGAGCGCCAGAGTGCCCAGGGCCAGTTCACCGAAGTCCGCGAAGGCGGGGTCAAGCTGCTGGTGAACCTTACCGACTACCTGGATACCGGGCTGTTCCTCGATCACCGGCCGATGCGCATGCGGATTCAGAAAGAGGCCGCCGGCAAGCGCTTCCTCAACCTGTTCTGCTACACCGCCACCGCCAGCGTGCATGCGGCCAAGGGCGGCGCCCGCAGCACCACCAGTGTCGACCTGTCAAAGACCTACCTGGACTGGGCGCGACGCAACTTCTCCCTCAACGGTTTCTCCGACAAGAACCGTCTGGAGCAGGGCGACGTGATGGCCTGGCTGGACAGTTGCCGCGATGAGTTCGACCTGATCTTCATCGACCCGCCGACCTTCTCCAACTCCAAGCGCATGGAGGGGGTGTTCGACGTGCAGCGCGACCAGGTGCAGTTGCTGGACCTGGCCATGGCGCGCCTGGCTCCGGGCGGCGTGCTGTACTTCTCCAACAACTTCCGCAAGTTCCAGTTGGATGAGAACCTGGCGACGCGCTATCAGGTCGAAGAGATCACGGCAAAGACCATCGACCCGGATTTTGCCCGTAACAGCAAGATTCACCGGGCCTGGAAAATCACTGCCCGCTGA
- the guaD gene encoding guanine deaminase — protein MPLTRKAYRAAILHSIADPAEVGIEASYEYFEDGLLVVEDGRISALGHASELLAKLPAEVQVEHYPNALITPGFIDTHIHLPQTGMVGAYGEQLLDWLNTYTFPCESQFANQAHADEVADIFIKELLRNGTTTALVFGSVHPQSVNAFFEAAEKLDLRMIAGKVMMDRNAPDYLTDTAESSYQESKALIERWHGKGRLHYAVTPRFAPTSTPEQLTLAGKLLTEYPDLYMQTHISENLQEIEWVKALFPERKGYLDVYDHYQLLGERSVFAHGVHLCDEECARLAQTGSAVAFCPTSNFFLGSGLFNLPMAEKHKLNVGLGTDVGGGTSFSLLQTLNEAYKVMQLQGARLSPFKSLYLATLGGARALRLEDKIGTLHPGTDADFVVLDYHATPLLSYRLKQAKSIAESLFVLMTLGDDRTVLQTYAAGRQVHQR, from the coding sequence ATGCCTTTAACGCGCAAAGCCTACCGAGCCGCCATCCTGCACAGCATCGCCGACCCGGCCGAAGTCGGCATCGAAGCCTCCTACGAGTATTTCGAAGACGGCCTGCTGGTGGTCGAGGACGGCCGGATCAGCGCCCTCGGCCACGCCAGCGAACTGCTGGCCAAGCTGCCCGCCGAGGTGCAGGTCGAACACTATCCGAATGCCCTGATCACTCCCGGCTTCATCGACACCCATATCCACCTGCCGCAGACCGGCATGGTCGGTGCCTACGGCGAACAGTTGCTGGACTGGCTGAACACCTACACCTTCCCCTGCGAAAGCCAGTTCGCCAACCAGGCCCACGCCGATGAAGTGGCGGACATTTTCATCAAGGAACTGCTGCGCAACGGCACCACCACCGCCCTGGTGTTCGGCAGCGTGCACCCGCAGTCGGTGAATGCGTTCTTCGAAGCCGCCGAGAAACTCGACCTGCGGATGATCGCCGGCAAGGTAATGATGGACCGCAACGCCCCGGACTACCTGACCGACACCGCCGAATCCAGCTACCAGGAAAGCAAGGCGCTGATCGAGCGCTGGCACGGCAAGGGCCGCCTGCACTACGCGGTGACCCCGCGTTTCGCGCCAACCAGCACCCCGGAACAACTGACCCTGGCCGGCAAACTGCTGACCGAGTACCCCGACCTCTACATGCAGACCCACATCAGTGAAAACCTGCAGGAAATCGAATGGGTCAAGGCGCTGTTCCCGGAGCGCAAGGGCTACCTCGACGTGTACGACCACTACCAACTGCTGGGCGAGCGCTCGGTGTTCGCCCACGGCGTGCACCTGTGCGACGAAGAATGCGCGCGCCTGGCGCAGACCGGCTCGGCCGTGGCCTTCTGCCCGACCTCGAACTTCTTCCTCGGCAGCGGCCTGTTCAACCTGCCGATGGCGGAAAAGCACAAGCTCAACGTCGGCCTGGGTACCGACGTCGGTGGCGGCACCAGCTTCTCGCTGCTGCAGACCCTCAACGAAGCCTACAAGGTCATGCAACTGCAAGGCGCCCGCCTGAGCCCGTTCAAGTCGCTGTACCTGGCGACCCTGGGCGGCGCCCGGGCCCTGCGTCTGGAGGACAAGATCGGCACCCTGCACCCGGGCACCGACGCCGACTTCGTGGTCCTCGACTACCACGCCACGCCGCTGCTCAGCTACCGCCTGAAGCAGGCCAAGAGCATCGCCGAAAGCCTGTTCGTGCTGATGACCCTGGGGGATGACCGCACCGTGCTGCAGACCTACGCCGCCGGCCGCCAAGTCCACCAACGCTAA